The following coding sequences lie in one Changpingibacter yushuensis genomic window:
- the map gene encoding type I methionyl aminopeptidase, which translates to MLADRAPLGTLVPGTVSPKLHVPNSIPRPEYMFHSGPEVITASDVKNAETIEHIREAGRIAADAMYEAGKAVAPGVTTDYLDRIAHEYMCDHGAYPSCLGYMGFPKSICTSINEVICHGIPDSVELKEGDIINLDVTAYKNGVHGDTNAMFYAGEVDEESRLLCERTATAMLRGIKAVKPGRQINVIGRVIESYAKRFQYGVVEDFTGHGVGEAFHSGLIVPHYDAAPSYATVMEPGMVFTIEPMLTLGDIAWEQWDNEWTVVTKDRSRTAQWEHTLVVTEDGAEILTLPSDPDLAPHL; encoded by the coding sequence ATGTTGGCAGATCGAGCACCGTTGGGAACACTCGTTCCCGGAACAGTTTCACCAAAGCTTCACGTCCCGAACAGCATTCCGCGACCGGAATACATGTTTCACAGCGGACCCGAAGTAATCACAGCTTCCGACGTTAAGAATGCTGAGACGATTGAGCACATTCGTGAGGCCGGCCGCATTGCCGCCGATGCGATGTATGAGGCTGGAAAGGCCGTGGCTCCCGGCGTCACAACAGATTACCTAGATCGCATTGCTCACGAATACATGTGTGATCATGGCGCCTACCCATCATGCTTGGGATACATGGGTTTTCCGAAGTCCATATGTACCTCCATTAATGAGGTCATTTGCCACGGGATTCCCGATTCTGTTGAGCTCAAGGAAGGTGACATCATCAACCTTGATGTGACTGCCTATAAGAACGGCGTTCATGGTGACACGAACGCGATGTTCTACGCTGGCGAAGTCGATGAAGAATCGCGACTCCTGTGTGAGCGCACCGCCACCGCGATGCTTCGCGGCATCAAGGCTGTCAAACCCGGGCGCCAAATCAACGTGATCGGGCGCGTCATCGAATCCTACGCGAAGCGTTTTCAGTACGGGGTGGTAGAGGATTTCACCGGGCACGGTGTGGGGGAAGCATTCCATTCTGGCTTGATCGTTCCTCATTACGACGCCGCCCCGAGCTACGCAACAGTGATGGAGCCTGGCATGGTGTTCACCATAGAACCCATGCTCACGCTTGGTGACATCGCATGGGAGCAGTGGGACAACGAATGGACTGTGGTCACCAAGGATCGTAGCCGCACTGCTCAATGGGAGCACACACTTGTGGTCACAGAGGACGGCGCTGAAATCCTGACTCTTCCATCTGACCCAGATCTAGCGCCACACTTGTAA
- a CDS encoding YaaA family protein has protein sequence MHILLPPSEGKSAPAVGPHLDLSAMTWPDLTQARHQAIEQLITVSTSREALSVLRVGKRIAGGVEAQRDLWNAPCAPAREVYTGVLYEAAKLHAGDDVVIFSGLFGATTAEDLIPSYRLSINVSLPITGALKSFWRHRLERADFLNHDDVVVDMRSGAYQVWDPRGIWWDTKVTDSHGKVVTHMAKRYRGLLTRALLDAKTDEVADVARTLGEVRVTQKDNRRHLVLIPEGM, from the coding sequence ATGCATATTCTGCTGCCGCCCTCTGAGGGCAAGTCAGCTCCCGCCGTTGGTCCTCACCTGGACCTCAGTGCGATGACTTGGCCCGACCTCACGCAAGCCCGCCATCAGGCAATTGAGCAACTCATTACGGTCTCCACTTCACGCGAAGCCCTGTCGGTGCTGCGTGTGGGCAAACGTATCGCCGGTGGAGTTGAGGCCCAACGCGATCTGTGGAATGCTCCCTGTGCGCCGGCCCGGGAGGTCTACACGGGCGTTCTGTATGAGGCAGCCAAGCTGCATGCAGGTGATGACGTGGTGATCTTCTCCGGGCTTTTTGGTGCAACCACCGCCGAGGACCTTATCCCGAGTTATCGCCTTTCCATCAACGTTTCACTACCCATCACCGGCGCACTGAAATCATTTTGGCGCCACCGTCTTGAGAGAGCGGACTTCTTGAACCACGACGACGTCGTCGTAGACATGCGTTCTGGCGCTTACCAAGTGTGGGACCCACGCGGAATCTGGTGGGATACAAAGGTGACGGACTCTCACGGCAAGGTTGTGACGCATATGGCCAAGCGCTACCGAGGACTGCTCACACGGGCACTGTTGGACGCAAAGACCGACGAAGTGGCGGATGTTGCCCGCACGCTCGGCGAGGTCCGCGTAACCCAGAAGGATAATCGGCGCCATCTCGTGCTTATCCCTGAAGGTATGTGA
- the panB gene encoding 3-methyl-2-oxobutanoate hydroxymethyltransferase, which translates to MTDSTSARPRKIHLQHLAEMKQRREPITMLTCYDAITAHILEEAGVDTILVGDSYGNTLLGYGSTIPVTLDEMVVATASVCRGAKRPLIVADLPFGSYEEAPAQGVRSAVRLMKAGANAVKLEGGLRQADTIAKITAAGIPVCAHIGFTPQSESNLGGPRVQGRGEEQEARLVDDAVAVQDAGAFAVVLEMVPAKVAAKITKILSIPTIGIGAGAGCDGQVLVWTDMAGMTTWSPSFSKTFGNVGDALRGAAADYCNAVKSHQFPDDSHSFLK; encoded by the coding sequence ATGACGGATTCAACTTCCGCACGTCCTCGAAAGATACACCTCCAACATCTCGCTGAGATGAAGCAACGCCGCGAACCCATTACGATGCTCACGTGCTACGACGCCATCACGGCCCACATCCTCGAAGAAGCAGGTGTGGACACGATCTTGGTTGGTGATTCCTATGGCAACACTCTTCTGGGCTATGGATCAACTATCCCCGTCACTTTGGACGAGATGGTCGTGGCCACAGCTTCGGTCTGCAGAGGTGCCAAGCGTCCTCTCATCGTGGCTGATCTTCCTTTTGGCAGCTATGAGGAGGCGCCCGCGCAAGGGGTGCGGTCGGCCGTGCGGCTTATGAAGGCCGGTGCCAATGCGGTCAAACTCGAAGGCGGCCTACGTCAAGCTGACACAATCGCAAAGATAACCGCCGCGGGAATCCCGGTGTGTGCCCACATTGGATTCACGCCACAGAGCGAGTCCAACCTTGGTGGGCCACGGGTTCAGGGCCGTGGTGAGGAACAGGAAGCGCGTCTAGTTGACGACGCCGTCGCCGTCCAAGATGCTGGTGCGTTTGCCGTGGTTCTTGAGATGGTTCCCGCAAAGGTCGCAGCCAAGATCACGAAGATCCTCTCCATTCCCACCATCGGAATCGGCGCTGGTGCCGGCTGCGATGGCCAGGTTCTGGTGTGGACAGACATGGCAGGCATGACCACGTGGTCGCCTTCGTTCTCAAAGACGTTTGGCAATGTCGGTGACGCCTTGCGGGGCGCGGCAGCGGATTACTGCAACGCCGTCAAGAGCCACCAGTTCCCCGACGATTCACACAGCTTCCTCAAGTAA
- a CDS encoding zinc ribbon domain-containing protein, with translation MAQAPVTDQLALLKVAELDSRIARLERENTKHPLREKLGVMMNTAAARARSKQDAQTKVGQAQDALAAAEATTSSLQAQIADKESKLNSGVGLTSRDLLVLQSEIESLRKSLDAASDAEFEALEAVEKAEGLVGKFTAQIADLKDQILADRSDLEDAVATIVTEQEELRAQRSVIFDPLAEELKKIYDHSRASGGYAVMGMRPNGMTGAGVTLSPVEVAQIKALPPEQIYLSEDYDAIVVRLPE, from the coding sequence CGCATCGCCAGGTTGGAGCGTGAGAACACCAAGCACCCGCTTCGCGAAAAGCTTGGAGTCATGATGAATACTGCCGCCGCGCGGGCCAGATCCAAACAGGATGCGCAAACTAAGGTTGGCCAAGCACAGGATGCACTTGCTGCAGCGGAAGCTACTACGTCTTCACTTCAGGCTCAGATTGCGGACAAGGAGTCCAAACTGAACTCGGGGGTTGGCCTGACTTCCCGCGATCTGCTCGTCTTGCAAAGTGAAATCGAATCCCTTCGCAAGAGCTTGGATGCAGCTAGCGATGCCGAGTTCGAAGCGCTTGAAGCGGTGGAGAAGGCGGAAGGGCTGGTAGGGAAGTTCACGGCCCAGATTGCAGACTTGAAGGATCAGATCTTGGCGGATCGTTCCGATCTCGAAGATGCAGTGGCAACCATCGTCACGGAACAAGAGGAGCTCCGTGCGCAGCGATCTGTTATCTTCGATCCTCTAGCAGAGGAACTGAAGAAGATCTATGATCATTCGCGTGCCAGCGGCGGATACGCCGTGATGGGGATGCGGCCCAACGGTATGACGGGCGCAGGCGTGACTCTTTCACCAGTCGAAGTTGCCCAGATCAAAGCGCTGCCCCCAGAGCAGATCTACCTCTCGGAAGATTACGACGCCATCGTGGTGCGCCTTCCCGAATAG
- the ppgK gene encoding polyphosphate--glucose phosphotransferase, producing the protein MSDYPTNIAFGIDIGGSGIKGAPVDLLTGEFFAPRYRIATPQPATPQAVADTVAELVGHFNLDASIPIGIDFPAPIIHGVAPMIANLDKSWTGVDVRRLMRDRLGRSVTVVNDADAAGYAEVHYGAAEDRKGLVMVVTLGTGIGTVLVMNGTLIPNTELGHLEINGHDAESKAATSAFEREKLSYERWARRLQRYFSHVEMLFSPDVFIIGGGISKKADKFVPLLSTRAPIIPAELLNSAGIVGSALMAAQEDGAFDLTPEVRAQIRSNRDRIRAEARARSTSPLSEQPDLAYGIPAGETRADKAAAKKAEKAATKNAAKAAKKAAKAERKSSKDAKKATQRRVGKRD; encoded by the coding sequence ATGAGCGACTATCCCACGAACATCGCCTTTGGCATCGATATCGGCGGCTCGGGAATCAAAGGAGCACCCGTCGATCTCTTGACCGGCGAGTTCTTTGCACCTCGATATCGGATTGCGACCCCACAGCCAGCCACTCCGCAGGCGGTAGCCGATACCGTTGCGGAACTGGTTGGCCATTTCAATCTTGATGCCTCTATTCCGATCGGCATCGACTTTCCTGCTCCGATCATCCACGGGGTTGCGCCCATGATCGCCAACCTAGACAAATCGTGGACCGGAGTGGATGTACGCCGTCTCATGCGGGACAGGTTGGGCCGCTCAGTCACTGTTGTCAACGACGCCGATGCTGCGGGGTATGCCGAAGTCCATTACGGAGCGGCCGAAGATCGTAAGGGCCTTGTCATGGTCGTCACGCTGGGTACTGGAATCGGAACAGTACTCGTCATGAACGGCACGCTCATTCCCAACACGGAACTTGGCCACCTCGAGATCAATGGCCACGATGCTGAGTCCAAGGCCGCCACTTCTGCCTTCGAACGTGAGAAGCTCTCCTACGAACGGTGGGCACGGCGCCTTCAGCGCTACTTCAGCCACGTCGAGATGTTGTTCTCCCCCGATGTGTTCATCATCGGCGGTGGCATTTCGAAGAAGGCAGACAAGTTTGTTCCCCTCTTGAGCACACGTGCCCCCATTATTCCCGCCGAGCTACTGAATTCCGCCGGAATAGTTGGATCCGCATTGATGGCTGCTCAGGAAGACGGCGCGTTTGACCTGACGCCCGAAGTAAGAGCGCAGATCCGATCCAATCGGGACAGGATTCGAGCCGAGGCTCGAGCCCGCTCAACGTCTCCGCTGAGCGAACAACCAGATCTCGCATATGGCATACCTGCCGGTGAGACGCGGGCAGATAAGGCGGCTGCGAAGAAGGCGGAAAAGGCGGCCACCAAGAATGCAGCCAAAGCCGCGAAGAAGGCGGCCAAAGCCGAGCGCAAGTCATCCAAAGATGCCAAGAAAGCCACGCAACGGCGAGTTGGAAAGCGAGACTGA